The following coding sequences lie in one Megalodesulfovibrio gigas DSM 1382 = ATCC 19364 genomic window:
- a CDS encoding phenylacetate--CoA ligase family protein → MMYDVDKETLPREDMEALQLRRLKALVEKLYAVVPFYRKAMDTRKISPAELRSLSDLQYFPFTEKQDLRNHYPFGLFAAPRESIVRIHSSSGTTGKATVVGYTQRDLDTWAQCVARSLMAAGATRNDIIHNAYGYGLFTGGLGAHYGAERLGATVVPVSGGATKRQIALLKDFEATVICCTPSYMLHLHEAAEEMGVDIRKLPLRVGVFGAEPWTEEMRRQIEQKCGLTATNIYGLSEIMGPGVAQECAEGQCGMHIFEDHFLPEIINPESGEVLPPGAQGELVITTLTKEGIPLLRYRTRDMTTLNYTPCVCGRTLVRMGRIAGRSDDMLIIRGVNVFPSQIEAILMETEGLSPHYQIMVRREGNLDTMEVQVEVGETLFSDEIKALQQRERRISDTIKEFLGVTAKVKLVERQTIARSEGKAKRVIDERNLT, encoded by the coding sequence ATGATGTATGATGTGGACAAGGAGACCTTGCCCCGCGAGGACATGGAAGCGCTGCAACTGCGCCGGCTGAAGGCCCTGGTGGAAAAACTCTACGCCGTGGTGCCCTTTTATCGCAAGGCCATGGACACGCGGAAGATCAGCCCCGCGGAGCTGCGCAGCCTGTCGGATCTGCAGTACTTTCCCTTCACCGAAAAGCAGGACCTGCGCAACCATTATCCCTTTGGCCTGTTTGCCGCGCCCAGGGAAAGCATCGTCCGCATCCATTCTTCCAGCGGCACCACCGGCAAGGCCACGGTGGTGGGCTACACCCAGCGCGATCTGGACACCTGGGCCCAGTGCGTGGCCCGGTCCCTCATGGCGGCCGGGGCCACCCGCAACGACATCATCCACAACGCCTACGGCTACGGCCTGTTCACCGGCGGCCTGGGCGCGCACTACGGCGCCGAGCGCCTGGGCGCCACGGTGGTGCCCGTGTCCGGCGGGGCCACCAAGCGACAGATCGCCCTGCTGAAGGACTTCGAAGCCACGGTCATCTGCTGCACGCCTTCGTACATGCTGCACCTGCACGAGGCCGCGGAAGAAATGGGGGTGGATATCCGCAAGCTCCCCCTGCGCGTGGGGGTGTTCGGCGCCGAGCCCTGGACCGAGGAAATGCGCCGGCAGATCGAACAGAAATGCGGCCTCACCGCCACGAACATCTATGGTCTTTCGGAAATCATGGGGCCCGGCGTGGCCCAGGAATGCGCCGAAGGCCAGTGCGGCATGCACATCTTTGAGGATCACTTCCTGCCGGAGATCATCAACCCCGAAAGCGGCGAGGTCCTGCCCCCCGGCGCGCAGGGCGAGCTGGTGATCACCACCCTGACCAAGGAAGGCATCCCGCTGCTGCGCTACCGCACCCGGGACATGACCACCCTGAACTACACGCCCTGCGTGTGCGGCCGCACCCTGGTGCGCATGGGCCGCATTGCCGGCCGCAGCGACGACATGCTGATTATCCGCGGGGTGAACGTCTTCCCCTCGCAGATTGAAGCCATTCTGATGGAGACCGAAGGCCTCTCCCCGCATTATCAGATCATGGTGCGCCGCGAAGGCAACCTGGATACCATGGAAGTGCAGGTGGAAGTGGGCGAAACCCTCTTCTCCGACGAAATCAAGGCCCTGCAGCAGCGCGAACGCCGCATCTCCGACACCATCAAGGAATTCCTGGGCGTGACGGCCAAGGTGAAGCTGGTGGAACGCCAGACCATCGCCCGCTCCGAAGGCAAGGCCAAACGCGTCATCGACGAGCGCAACCTGACGTAG
- a CDS encoding dynamin family protein, with translation MPDAQIDPQSDPQSDPHPSPLLESRFVQIKERLTGRFTALHALAVETGPEAARSVAADAIASVHAPFLFVVVGEVKAGKSSLVNALLGADICAVAPEPCTDVIQKIVYGPAPATRMVSSHLREISLPVEILKDIAIVDTPGTNTLVAQHQEITEAFIPQSDLALFVFPATNPHTRSAWEFFDFVHEAWRKKAVFVLQQKDRASEEELTVNTAKVVEYARGRSLAEPAVFAVSARKAQEDPEGSGMAALLGFIRAHVTGGRRAREKMESCITTGLTVLDLVDGSLTAQSETLRHDRREEATITDYLTLARKSCQSDVEWIRARTAEAYARHADALARDFEDGLSLVQMLRMTAYSVVGKKEKMQQWLDGIFATFKQKLDADVETVSAQGASRLRESVGKVMETLAGQLREEAAARSREAAVTTMTRTRLESLDQARQQVLALLDDAALDERLTPRTLQYMGEQAVAGGIITAMGAIIAAATHAAVIDVTGGLISLAGAVLALNILVIRRRASIKKFRAALEQGRERLQQEVEEQLTRQLTAIFDDIHLAFTPFFNNLARREDTLGRLDARSRELRQALLAERDELPRFE, from the coding sequence ATGCCCGATGCCCAGATCGATCCCCAATCCGATCCCCAATCCGATCCGCACCCTTCGCCCCTGCTCGAATCCCGCTTTGTGCAGATCAAGGAACGGCTGACCGGCCGTTTCACGGCCCTGCACGCCCTGGCTGTGGAAACCGGCCCCGAGGCTGCCCGCAGTGTGGCCGCGGACGCCATCGCCTCGGTGCATGCGCCGTTTCTGTTCGTGGTGGTGGGGGAGGTGAAGGCCGGCAAGTCCAGCCTGGTGAATGCCCTGCTGGGGGCGGACATCTGCGCCGTGGCTCCGGAGCCCTGCACGGACGTGATCCAGAAGATCGTGTACGGTCCTGCCCCGGCCACGCGCATGGTCTCTTCGCATTTGCGGGAAATTTCCCTGCCGGTGGAGATCCTGAAGGACATCGCCATCGTGGACACGCCCGGCACCAACACGCTGGTGGCGCAGCACCAGGAGATCACCGAGGCGTTCATCCCGCAGTCGGATCTGGCGCTGTTCGTCTTTCCGGCCACCAATCCGCATACCCGTTCCGCCTGGGAATTCTTCGACTTCGTGCACGAGGCCTGGCGCAAGAAGGCCGTGTTTGTGCTGCAGCAGAAGGACCGCGCCAGCGAGGAAGAGTTGACCGTAAACACGGCCAAGGTGGTGGAATACGCCCGCGGCCGGAGTCTGGCCGAGCCGGCGGTGTTCGCCGTCTCTGCCCGCAAGGCCCAGGAGGATCCCGAAGGCTCGGGCATGGCTGCGCTGCTGGGCTTCATCCGGGCGCACGTCACCGGCGGCCGCCGGGCGCGGGAGAAGATGGAAAGCTGCATCACCACCGGGCTCACGGTGTTGGATCTGGTGGATGGCTCCCTGACCGCCCAGTCCGAGACCCTGCGCCACGACCGCCGCGAAGAAGCCACCATCACGGACTATCTGACCCTGGCCCGCAAGAGCTGCCAGAGCGATGTGGAATGGATCCGCGCCCGGACCGCCGAGGCCTACGCCCGCCACGCCGACGCCCTGGCCCGGGACTTCGAGGACGGCCTGTCCCTCGTCCAGATGCTGCGCATGACCGCCTATTCCGTTGTCGGCAAGAAGGAAAAGATGCAGCAGTGGCTGGACGGCATCTTCGCGACCTTCAAACAGAAACTTGATGCTGACGTGGAGACCGTGAGCGCCCAGGGGGCCAGCCGCCTGCGCGAAAGCGTGGGCAAGGTGATGGAGACCCTGGCCGGACAACTGCGCGAAGAAGCCGCGGCCCGCTCCCGGGAGGCCGCCGTGACCACCATGACCCGCACCCGCCTGGAAAGCCTGGATCAGGCCCGCCAGCAGGTGCTGGCCCTGTTGGACGATGCCGCCCTGGACGAACGGCTCACCCCGCGCACCCTGCAGTACATGGGTGAACAGGCCGTGGCCGGCGGGATCATCACGGCCATGGGCGCGATCATCGCCGCGGCCACGCATGCCGCGGTCATCGACGTCACCGGCGGGCTCATCAGCCTGGCCGGGGCCGTGCTGGCCCTGAACATCCTGGTCATCCGCCGCCGGGCCAGCATCAAGAAGTTCCGCGCGGCACTGGAGCAGGGCCGCGAGCGGCTGCAGCAGGAGGTGGAAGAGCAGCTCACCCGTCAGTTGACGGCCATTTTTGACGACATCCACCTGGCGTTTACCCCGTTTTTCAACAATCTCGCCCGCCGCGAAGACACCCTGGGACGGCTGGACGCCCGCTCCCGAGAGCTGCGCCAGGCCCTGCTGGCCGAGCGGGACGAGTTGCCCCGATTCGAGTAG
- a CDS encoding DNA repair protein RecN, translating into MLEYLRIKNLALIEDLALELDQGFNVLTGETGAGKSFILKALGFLTGEKLAADLVRPGEDKAVVEALFLLPDPAGTEREVVLHRELAAESGRSRLRINDALSSQETIKALRPSLVAVTSQHGQQQLLSPAYQARLLDEFLQRLHLVPEEDWTAAEAGKRRLRELAASRQALETRSRDLAVRRELLEHQKSVIDKIAPEPGEEEALLEKRAAARNAKVLREAVDGSLALLLGEEAGLIEAADQLSRRLAHLADVHEAYADDVTWLEETAIRLRDLSSRLRRERAGGPSPRELEAVESRLYALAQLKRQLKRSMPEILALQSEIEESISFLDVCGLELAGLAREEADTAQALAVVLERLNTARREAATRFSAVLEEELRGLGFSPEVQVGCEFERQLLFADRAAEPAFATLGEDRARLLWRPNPGQPAQPLDRIASGGELSRFLLALVRSSAARDDVEQPTLLFDEIDTGVGGITLNHVAARLKELAGRRQILVVTHWPQLAALADRHFYVEKLVIDGNTTTRCRRLDGEDVFAELTRMAGGGTQGAALARELMGGTNKA; encoded by the coding sequence ATGCTGGAATATCTCCGCATCAAGAATCTTGCCCTCATTGAAGACCTGGCCCTGGAACTGGATCAGGGTTTCAACGTGCTCACCGGCGAAACCGGCGCTGGCAAGAGCTTCATCCTCAAGGCCCTGGGCTTTTTGACCGGAGAAAAGCTCGCGGCCGATCTGGTCCGCCCCGGCGAAGACAAGGCCGTGGTGGAGGCGCTGTTCCTCCTCCCGGACCCCGCCGGCACCGAACGGGAAGTGGTGCTGCACCGCGAACTGGCCGCCGAATCCGGCCGCAGCCGGCTGCGCATCAACGACGCGCTGTCTTCCCAGGAAACCATCAAGGCCCTGCGGCCGTCCCTGGTGGCCGTCACCAGCCAGCACGGGCAGCAGCAGTTGCTCTCTCCGGCGTACCAGGCCCGGTTGCTGGACGAATTCCTCCAGCGGCTGCATCTGGTTCCCGAGGAGGACTGGACCGCCGCCGAGGCCGGCAAGCGCCGCCTGCGCGAACTCGCCGCCAGCCGTCAGGCGCTGGAGACCCGCAGCCGGGATCTGGCCGTCCGACGCGAACTGCTGGAGCATCAGAAATCCGTCATCGACAAGATTGCCCCCGAGCCCGGCGAGGAAGAGGCCCTGCTGGAAAAGCGCGCGGCCGCCCGCAACGCCAAGGTGCTGCGCGAGGCCGTGGACGGCTCCCTGGCCCTGCTGCTGGGCGAGGAAGCCGGCCTCATCGAGGCGGCGGACCAATTGTCCCGGCGTCTGGCGCATCTGGCCGATGTCCACGAGGCTTACGCCGACGATGTGACCTGGCTGGAGGAGACGGCCATCCGTCTGCGCGATCTTTCCTCCCGCCTGCGCCGCGAACGGGCCGGTGGCCCCTCCCCGCGCGAGCTGGAGGCCGTGGAGTCCCGGCTGTACGCCCTGGCCCAGCTCAAGCGCCAGCTCAAGCGCAGCATGCCGGAGATCCTGGCCCTGCAGTCCGAAATCGAGGAAAGCATTTCCTTTCTGGATGTCTGCGGCCTGGAACTGGCCGGTCTGGCCCGCGAGGAAGCCGACACCGCCCAGGCCCTTGCCGTGGTGCTGGAGCGCCTGAACACCGCCCGCCGCGAGGCGGCGACCCGGTTTTCCGCCGTGCTGGAAGAGGAATTGCGCGGCCTGGGATTTTCTCCCGAGGTGCAGGTGGGCTGCGAATTCGAGCGGCAGTTGCTCTTTGCGGACCGCGCCGCCGAGCCGGCCTTCGCCACCCTGGGGGAGGATCGCGCCCGTCTGCTCTGGCGGCCCAACCCGGGCCAGCCGGCCCAGCCCCTGGACCGCATCGCCTCCGGCGGCGAATTGTCGCGTTTTCTGCTGGCCCTGGTGCGCTCCAGCGCCGCCCGTGACGACGTCGAGCAGCCCACCCTGCTCTTCGATGAAATCGATACCGGCGTGGGCGGGATCACCCTCAATCACGTGGCTGCCCGGCTCAAGGAACTGGCCGGCCGGCGGCAGATTCTCGTCGTCACCCACTGGCCCCAGCTGGCGGCCCTGGCCGACCGGCATTTCTACGTGGAAAAACTCGTCATCGACGGCAACACCACCACCCGCTGCCGCCGGCTGGACGGCGAAGACGTGTTCGCGGAACTCACGCGCATGGCCGGCGGCGGCACCCAGGGCGCGGCCCTGGCCCGGGAGCTGATGGGCGGCACGAACAAGGCGTGA